The following proteins are co-located in the Desulfobacterales bacterium genome:
- a CDS encoding AbrB/MazE/SpoVT family DNA-binding domain-containing protein translates to MALATLTTKGQVTIPKKIREALKLHAGDKIDIIVTENREAIIKPVSRKVDDLFCKLHKPGRKAVSLEAMDDAVRNRMKIRRNPDKLEKKLRS, encoded by the coding sequence ATGGCGCTGGCAACACTCACCACAAAGGGACAAGTTACTATCCCTAAAAAAATCAGAGAAGCCTTGAAATTGCATGCCGGTGACAAAATCGACATCATTGTTACGGAAAACAGAGAAGCTATAATCAAGCCTGTCTCCAGAAAAGTAGATGACCTCTTTTGCAAATTGCATAAACCAGGTAGAAAAGCCGTGTCTCTCGAAGCTATGGACGATGCAGTCAGAAACAGAATGAAGATAAGACGTAACCCAGATAAACTGGAAAAGAAATTAAGGTCTTAG
- a CDS encoding type II toxin-antitoxin system VapC family toxin has product MKGIDTNLLVRFLVGDNEHQTKKVYNIFKKAESSKQELFVPLLIVLELIWVLESAYEIPRNEILDSISELLLMPILKFEQQSTLQQFTIAAQGNRYDLSDLLIAHSAKFHGCDAVLTFDKKASKFSLFEMAE; this is encoded by the coding sequence GTGAAGGGGATAGATACAAACTTGTTGGTTCGTTTTTTGGTGGGCGACAATGAACACCAGACCAAGAAAGTTTATAATATATTTAAAAAAGCTGAATCATCAAAACAGGAGTTATTTGTACCACTACTCATCGTGCTTGAATTGATCTGGGTTTTAGAATCAGCCTACGAAATCCCAAGAAATGAAATTTTAGATTCAATCAGCGAGCTTTTGTTAATGCCTATTTTAAAATTTGAGCAGCAGTCAACCTTGCAACAGTTCACGATTGCCGCTCAAGGGAACAGGTATGATCTTTCAGATTTATTAATTGCTCATTCCGCCAAATTCCATGGTTGCGACGCTGTACTTACTTTCGACAAAAAAGCATCAAAATTCAGTTTATTTGAGATGGCGGAATGA
- the trpB gene encoding tryptophan synthase subunit beta codes for MDIKEGYYGQWGGAFTPEVLHSTFAELKAAFKKAKEDPAFWQEYVNLMSSYSCRPTPLTAAENLSGLFGGARIFIKREDLNHTGAHKANNVIGQGLLVKRMGKKRVIAETGAGQHGVATATMAAKFGFDCTIYMGEEDVRRQRPNVFWMEKLGATVVPVTDGSRTLKDAINEAFRDWVGSMDDTHYVMGTVCGPHPFPEMVAWFQSIIGIEARAQILDRTGGLPAAVYACVGGGSNAMGIFQGFLNDPEVELVGVEAGGRGLDSGEHASRLAGRDASPGVAQGYKTMFLQNADGQMRDTHSVAAGLDYIGVSPMLTDLWEKGRVRFAAATDAEVMDTLDLTMRREGIIPALESAHGFVQAFKEAPGLSPDDSIIINMSGRGDKDIFTIAHAFNDPSWKEFIIARGKEYAAE; via the coding sequence ATGGACATAAAAGAAGGGTATTACGGACAATGGGGCGGGGCCTTTACCCCGGAGGTGCTGCATTCGACCTTTGCCGAATTAAAGGCCGCCTTTAAAAAGGCCAAGGAGGACCCGGCCTTCTGGCAGGAATACGTGAACCTGATGTCCAGCTATTCCTGCCGGCCCACCCCGCTCACCGCGGCGGAGAACTTGAGTGGTCTTTTCGGCGGGGCCAGGATCTTTATCAAGCGCGAGGACCTGAACCATACCGGGGCTCACAAGGCCAACAACGTCATTGGCCAGGGGCTCCTGGTCAAGAGAATGGGCAAGAAACGGGTGATCGCCGAGACCGGGGCCGGGCAGCACGGGGTGGCCACCGCCACCATGGCCGCCAAGTTCGGTTTTGACTGCACCATCTATATGGGCGAAGAGGATGTGCGCCGGCAGCGGCCCAATGTCTTCTGGATGGAGAAACTCGGGGCCACGGTGGTGCCGGTGACCGACGGCTCCCGCACCCTGAAGGACGCGATCAACGAGGCCTTCCGCGACTGGGTCGGCAGTATGGACGACACCCATTATGTGATGGGCACGGTGTGCGGGCCCCATCCCTTTCCGGAAATGGTGGCCTGGTTCCAGTCGATTATCGGCATCGAGGCCCGGGCCCAGATCCTTGACCGCACCGGCGGACTGCCGGCCGCGGTTTACGCCTGCGTGGGCGGCGGTTCCAATGCCATGGGCATCTTTCAGGGCTTTCTCAACGATCCGGAGGTGGAGCTTGTCGGGGTGGAGGCCGGCGGCAGGGGGCTGGACAGTGGCGAACACGCCAGCCGCCTGGCGGGCCGGGATGCCTCCCCGGGCGTGGCCCAGGGATATAAGACCATGTTCCTGCAGAACGCCGACGGCCAGATGAGGGATACCCATTCAGTGGCCGCCGGGCTCGACTATATCGGGGTGTCGCCGATGCTGACCGACCTCTGGGAAAAGGGGCGGGTCCGTTTTGCCGCGGCCACTGATGCCGAGGTGATGGATACCCTGGATCTGACCATGCGGCGGGAGGGGATTATCCCGGCCCTGGAGTCGGCCCATGGTTTTGTCCAGGCCTTTAAAGAGGCGCCGGGCCTATCCCCTGACGATTCGATCATCATCAATATGTCCGGCCGGGGCGACAAGGATATCTTTACCATTGCCCACGCCTTTAATGATCCGTCCTGGAAGGAATTTATCATTGCCAGAGGAAAAGAATATGCAGCTGAATGA
- the trpA gene encoding tryptophan synthase subunit alpha gives MQLNDQPLTRTLRAALASKKILLMTHLVLGYPSFAVNREVVRRMVTAGVDLIELQIPFSEPVADGPMILKANQESISSGVTVAGCLEFAAEVIAAHGIPFLFMTYYNILFKYGVEDFVSLAREIGIKGFIVPDLPPEEGKEFLEITRAAGLAPIQIFAPTSTPERMRYLAGHGDGFIYCVARRGVTGSKTDFDTDFADYMVRCRAATDLPLAVGFGIRNRDDVASLVGRADIAVIGTETIRLVDSRGPGAVEEFIAGLR, from the coding sequence ATGCAGCTGAATGATCAGCCCTTGACCAGGACCCTGCGAGCAGCGCTTGCTTCTAAAAAGATTCTGTTGATGACCCACCTGGTCCTGGGCTATCCCTCCTTTGCGGTCAACCGGGAGGTGGTCCGCCGGATGGTGACCGCTGGCGTGGATCTGATCGAGCTGCAGATCCCCTTTTCCGAGCCGGTGGCCGACGGGCCGATGATCTTGAAGGCCAACCAGGAATCGATCAGCTCCGGGGTCACGGTGGCCGGGTGTCTGGAGTTTGCCGCCGAGGTTATCGCGGCGCACGGGATCCCCTTCCTGTTCATGACCTATTACAATATCCTGTTCAAGTACGGGGTGGAGGACTTTGTCTCCCTGGCCAGGGAGATCGGGATCAAGGGCTTCATTGTTCCGGACCTGCCCCCGGAAGAGGGCAAGGAGTTTCTTGAGATCACCCGGGCCGCCGGCCTGGCCCCGATCCAGATCTTTGCCCCCACCTCCACCCCGGAACGGATGCGCTACCTGGCCGGGCATGGCGACGGTTTTATCTACTGCGTGGCCCGGCGCGGGGTCACCGGCAGTAAAACCGACTTCGATACCGACTTCGCCGATTACATGGTCCGCTGCCGGGCCGCCACCGACCTGCCCCTGGCCGTGGGGTTCGGCATCCGCAACCGGGATGATGTTGCTTCTCTTGTTGGCCGTGCCGATATCGCGGTGATCGGCACCGAGACCATCCGCCTGGTGGACAGCCGGGGACCCGGGGCCGTGGAGGAGTTTATCGCCGGCCTGCGTTAG